One genomic window of Cydia strobilella chromosome 11, ilCydStro3.1, whole genome shotgun sequence includes the following:
- the LOC134745645 gene encoding ubiquitin-conjugating enzyme E2 W — MAAMSPSERRLQKELMSLMREPPPGVTVDGDQASQNLTLWTVHMEGVPGTLYEGENFVLQFKFTNKYPFDSPEVTFIGNNIPIHPHVYSNGHICLSILTDDWSPALSVQSVCLSIVSMLSSCKEKKRPPDNSFYVKTCSKNPKKTKWWYHDDSV; from the exons ATGGCGGCTATGTCCCCGTCTGAg cGGAGATTACAAAAAGAACTAATGTCCCTGATGAGGGAGCCTCCACCGGGAGTCACCGTGGACGGAGATCAGGCCAGCCAAAATCTAACACT GTGGACAGTACACATGGAAGGCGTCCCCGGCACCCTGTACGAGGGCGAGAACTTCGTCCTCCAGTTCAAATTCACCAACAAGTACCCTTTCGACTCCCCGGAG GTCACATTCATAGGCAACAACATCCCCATACATCCGCACGTTTACTCCAACGGGCACATTTGCCTGTCCATTTTAACGGACGACTGGTCGCCGGCGCTATCCGTACaatcagtctgtctgtctatcgtATCTATGCTATCGAGCTGCAAGGAGAAG aAACGGCCACCAGACAACTCGTTTTACGTCAAAACCTGCAGCAAAAATCCTAAGAAAACAAAATGGTGGTATCACG
- the LOC134745571 gene encoding cilia- and flagella-associated protein 157-like, translating into MPPKKGKGNILKTKGDKGEKGKEGDKPEEAKGPMFTEVERTFLELQLAEANRKVARLRTTVEELELRNEEIKKDYDKLDEDRADIIAYLKKVLNNKNGEINELKEQVKTLEEAGLVETAEHKKNVAEMEKNFKVMKEQLTSECKLLTTKLNTMEEFRISRDILMAKFEKQERQLKEQEMTYKRKIYEIEKKFVIGKDKLKKEMENRLMQLAQDFQDNTGLRIAATTHRVIRENIAINNELEKILASQSKLVSQNEKYKKREDAAKLAKELAEEERDLAIKRSIAQLKVIDQLTTITQNVKEDKALMAVQNDNIDQLKAKIQQLTKENENLILKVRILEQNLHGKLNEQSKSNLYASKISKENKKIKMILREAVISIQSALRLDEWATKDANRETVDRETLLLRLLKIVSQYRDTLRAESIETLVSFEKVYEKGDLGFIPKTKSQKSTLSIAPSIMASGESQESFKCSSESSSPSDLGSIKTIPSMHIIPVSTESQRPAKESFQSFVSSTKSNTSDSNQESDEDDMNDMDKQLEQSKLEVQRAILKDLFAQRRPSKLFEIESVHEETQELVERGEGEAISEAETKETADIVNGEIVGEEITEGEEVNETDDTKVILEEHQEE; encoded by the coding sequence atgCCACCGAAAAAAGGCAAAGGAAATATTTTGAAAACGAAAGGCGATAAAGGTGAAAAAGGAAAGGAAGGCGATAAGCCTGAAGAAGCTAAAGGTCCCATGTTTACTGAAGTTGAGAGGACATTCCTTGAGCTCCAGTTAGCTGAAGCCAACAGGAAAGTAGCGAGACTCAGGACAACAGTGGAAGAGCTTGAACTGAGGAATGAGGAAATAAAGAAGGACTACGACAAATTAGACGAAGATAGGGCTGACATTATTGCGTACTTGAAGAAAGTTCTAAACAATAAAAATGGGGAAATAAATGAGTTAAAAGAACAGGTTAAAACCTTAGAAGAAGCTGGACTCGTTGAAACAGCTGAACACAAAAAGAATGTCGCTGAGATGGAGAAGAATTTTAAGGTTATGAAAGAGCAGCTAACTTCAGAATGTAAACTGTTGACTACTAAACTTAATACGATGGAAGAATTCAGAATCAGTAGAGATATTTTGATGGCGAAGTTTGAGAAACAGGAACGCCAGCTGAAAGAACAAGAAATGACGTATAAAAGGAAGATATATGAGATTGAAAAGAAATTTGTGATTGGAAAGGATAAATTAAAGAAAGAAATGGAGAATCGTCTTATGCAACTAGCACAAGATTTTCAAGATAACACGGGGCTGAGAATCGCGGCGACAACGCACAGGGTTATAAGAGAGAACATTGCTATTAATAACGAGTTGGAAAAAATATTGGCAAGTCAATCTAAATTAGTTAGTCAAAatgaaaagtataaaaaaagagAGGACGCAGCCAAACTTGCAAAAGAACTTGCGGAGGAAGAGAGAGACTTGGCCATTAAGAGGAGTATCGCACAGCTCAAAGTAATCGATCAACTCACTACAATCACTCAAAATGTAAAGGAAGACAAAGCGCTAATGGCAGTACAAAACGACAATATCGATCAACTAAAAGCAAAAATACAACAGTTGACAAAAGAAAATGAGAACTTAATATTAAAAGTTAGAATATTAGAACAAAACTTGCACGGGAAATTGAACGAACAAAGTAAATCTAATTTATACGCATCAAAAATTagcaaagaaaacaaaaaaattaaaatgatattgagAGAAGCTGTAATAAGCATCCAATCAGCTCTTAGACTAGACGAATGGGCTACCAAAGACGCAAATAGAGAGACCGTGGATCGAGAGACATTGTTGTTACGTCTGCTCAAAATTGTATCACAGTACCGTGATACACTTCGCGCCGAGTCTATAGAAACCTTAGTTTCATTCGAGAAAGTCTACGAAAAAGGCGATCTCGGCTTCATACCAAAaacaaaatctcaaaaatctacATTGTCTATAGCTCCCAGCATAATGGCATCTGGAGAGTCACAGGAATCTTTCAAATGCTCTTCAGAATCATCTTCACCATCAGATTTGGGCAGTATCAAGACAATACCAAGCATGCACATAATACCAGTGTCCACTGAGTCTCAACGCCCAGCTAAAGAAAGTTTCCAGTCTTTCGTTTCTTCGACTAAATCTAATACGAGTGATAGCAACCAAGAATCAGACGAAGATGACATGAATGATATGGATAAGCAATTGGAACAGAGCAAACTGGAGGTGCAAAGGGCGATATTAAAAGATTTGTTTGCTCAAAGAAGACCTtcaaaattatttgaaataGAAAGCGTACATGAAGAAACACAGGAGCTTGTAGAACGCGGTGAAGGGGAAGCAATAAGTGAAGCGGAGACGAAAGAGACGGCAGATATAGTGAATGGAGAAATTGTGGGTGAAGAAATCACAGAGGGCGAGGAAGTTAATGAGACAGATGATACTAAAGTGATACTTGAAGAACATCAGGAAGAATAG